In Pseudomonadota bacterium, the following proteins share a genomic window:
- a CDS encoding HAMP domain-containing histidine kinase: METHFASPERADASELEQMVLSINRNPVIDGLMQSVGGLLAVLNQHRQILAVNDTLLKMLGFENADTILGLRPGEAINCIHAHEMPGGCGTSQHCSSCGAAISIVSALSSNETMEKTCAATVAKNDEIAEICFKVRASPLHIDDNLFILLFLQDITSQEEWAALERTFFHDINNIVTSLAGNAAMLELQDGNLDPGMAGQIRMLSLRLAKEVAIQGVLAKSSGGRNYRVSLQGISIRQLFTELGQFFTSHPASKDITLLLPEKYPVDTIKTDYCLLLRILTNMLVNAMEASKEGDTITLGFEMGDDHATFSVNNRQTIPENITCRIFQRHFSTKSGNGRGIGTYSMKLFGEKYLRGKVTFSTSNENGTTFRLALPKS; encoded by the coding sequence ATGGAAACACACTTCGCCAGTCCGGAAAGAGCCGATGCTTCCGAGCTTGAACAAATGGTCCTCAGCATCAACCGGAACCCGGTCATTGATGGCCTGATGCAGAGCGTCGGCGGCCTGCTTGCCGTACTAAACCAGCACCGGCAGATTCTGGCGGTGAACGACACCCTGCTGAAAATGCTTGGCTTTGAAAATGCCGATACAATTCTTGGTCTCAGACCCGGTGAGGCAATCAACTGCATTCATGCCCACGAAATGCCCGGCGGCTGCGGCACCAGCCAGCACTGTTCTTCATGCGGGGCGGCGATTTCCATTGTTTCAGCGCTCTCTTCCAACGAAACCATGGAGAAAACCTGCGCCGCCACCGTTGCAAAGAATGACGAGATTGCTGAAATCTGTTTCAAGGTCAGGGCCTCCCCCCTACACATCGACGACAATCTCTTCATCCTCCTCTTCCTGCAAGACATCACCTCCCAGGAGGAATGGGCCGCTCTGGAAAGGACTTTTTTCCACGACATCAACAACATCGTCACCAGCCTCGCCGGAAACGCCGCAATGCTTGAACTGCAGGACGGCAACCTCGACCCCGGCATGGCCGGGCAGATCCGGATGCTTTCTCTGCGGCTGGCCAAGGAAGTTGCCATCCAGGGAGTCCTGGCGAAGAGCTCCGGCGGCAGAAACTACCGTGTTTCCCTGCAGGGGATATCCATCCGCCAGCTCTTCACCGAACTCGGCCAGTTCTTCACCAGCCACCCCGCCTCGAAAGACATCACGCTGCTTCTGCCGGAAAAATATCCGGTTGACACCATCAAAACGGATTACTGCCTGCTCCTCAGAATCCTGACCAACATGCTGGTCAACGCCATGGAGGCATCCAAAGAAGGCGATACCATTACCCTCGGCTTTGAAATGGGCGATGATCACGCGACCTTTTCGGTCAACAACCGGCAGACGATTCCGGAGAATATCACCTGCCGGATTTTTCAACGGCATTTCAGTACCAAATCGGGAAACGGCCGGGGGATAGGCACTTACTCGATGAAGCTGTTCGGGGAAAAATACCTGCGCGGCAAAGTCACCTTTTCCACGTCGAACGAGAATGGAACCACCTTCAGACTGGCTTTGCCAAAGAGCTAG
- the yedF gene encoding sulfurtransferase-like selenium metabolism protein YedF → MTEQLKTNACLVIYINSESIGSGDSGLGKTLMGAYMETLSHSINEISHIILINSGVKLACKGSPVADDLKAFAEVGVRILSCGTCLKFYGIKDRLEAGEVSNMVTIVDTLKKAGKVLSP, encoded by the coding sequence ATGACTGAACAACTGAAAACAAACGCCTGCCTGGTCATCTATATCAATTCCGAATCCATCGGGTCGGGAGATTCCGGCCTGGGGAAAACCCTGATGGGTGCCTATATGGAAACCCTGAGCCATTCGATCAACGAGATATCTCACATTATCCTGATCAACTCGGGAGTAAAACTTGCCTGCAAAGGGTCTCCTGTTGCCGATGACCTGAAGGCCTTTGCCGAGGTCGGGGTCAGGATTCTCTCCTGCGGAACATGCCTGAAATTCTATGGGATCAAAGACCGCCTGGAAGCGGGCGAGGTTTCAAACATGGTCACGATCGTCGACACACTGAAAAAAGCAGGGAAAGTGTTAAGCCCGTGA
- a CDS encoding Slp family lipoprotein, whose product MPGKIVMIPDSSVMNKSTDTSLRCKRNLCRSVAVVLMLLAGCAVTGPLDTSMVDSDVLPVQAIDGYQGLRGRTVQWGGLIVEITNGEKVTRIQVLSYPLGSDGNPDEYQSPTGRFMIEYPEFLEPLDYAPGRYLTAVGIIESLAAEKIGESRRKLPVLKSGQVHLWPKHRYRNQPQTRVGFGFRIGL is encoded by the coding sequence ATGCCTGGGAAAATCGTCATGATTCCAGATTCGTCTGTGATGAACAAGTCGACTGATACTTCATTGCGCTGTAAGCGGAATCTCTGCAGAAGTGTGGCGGTAGTCCTGATGCTTCTGGCAGGCTGTGCGGTGACGGGCCCGCTGGATACCAGCATGGTCGACAGTGATGTTCTACCCGTTCAGGCAATTGACGGCTATCAGGGGCTGCGGGGCAGGACCGTCCAGTGGGGAGGGCTTATCGTAGAGATTACCAATGGGGAGAAAGTGACCCGGATCCAGGTCCTCTCCTATCCTTTAGGGTCAGATGGTAATCCGGATGAGTATCAGTCGCCGACCGGACGGTTCATGATCGAGTATCCGGAATTTCTTGAACCCCTTGACTATGCCCCTGGGCGATACCTGACTGCAGTCGGCATCATCGAATCACTGGCCGCGGAAAAAATCGGTGAAAGTCGCCGGAAGTTGCCGGTCCTGAAATCGGGGCAGGTTCATCTCTGGCCCAAACACCGCTATCGCAATCAGCCCCAGACGCGGGTTGGATTCGGATTCCGCATAGGTTTATAG
- a CDS encoding 3-phosphoglycerate dehydrogenase, with the protein MYRIQTLNRIAPEGLALFGEGYSLSETETEPDGILVRSSALNTADYPTLLAVARAGAGVNNISVEQATEQGVCVFNTPGANANAVAELVFIMLGMSARNIHQGMDFCQGLAGLTESEISREVEKRKSVFRGFELAGKTLGVLGLGQIGVRVANLGIKHRMKVVGFDPFPAMENIHQLSPAADLARSLDEVLRVADIFSVHVPLNDKTRGKVNSDLLKKLPAGAVLVNYARGPIVDESAVLAALETGTLASYITDFPTPATVGHPKVICSPHLGASTEESEEQCAVMAVRELKGYLEYGTIFHSVNFPTAESIPSGNVRARLIMINRDIPGMIGFASQTIGENGINIASYLNESNGKVGYNIIDLESPLPDAVRVRIENHPGVIRTRIINFEQG; encoded by the coding sequence ATGTACAGGATACAGACCCTGAACAGGATTGCCCCGGAAGGGCTGGCTCTTTTCGGTGAAGGGTATTCGCTCAGTGAAACGGAAACGGAGCCCGACGGCATTCTGGTCCGGAGTAGTGCGTTAAATACTGCCGATTACCCGACCCTCCTGGCCGTGGCGCGGGCCGGGGCGGGGGTCAATAATATCTCGGTTGAGCAGGCGACGGAGCAGGGGGTCTGTGTCTTCAATACTCCCGGGGCCAATGCCAATGCAGTTGCCGAACTGGTCTTCATCATGCTCGGGATGAGCGCCCGAAACATCCATCAGGGGATGGATTTCTGCCAGGGTCTGGCTGGTCTGACCGAGAGTGAAATTTCCCGGGAAGTGGAAAAAAGAAAGAGCGTTTTCCGGGGTTTTGAGCTGGCGGGGAAAACCCTTGGTGTTCTCGGTCTCGGGCAGATCGGAGTCCGGGTGGCAAATCTCGGGATCAAACACCGGATGAAGGTGGTGGGGTTCGACCCTTTCCCTGCGATGGAGAATATTCACCAGCTGTCACCGGCGGCGGATCTTGCCAGGTCCCTGGATGAGGTTTTGCGGGTGGCGGATATCTTCAGTGTCCATGTCCCGCTGAATGACAAGACCCGGGGCAAGGTCAATTCCGACCTGCTTAAAAAACTTCCGGCCGGCGCGGTGCTGGTGAATTACGCCAGAGGGCCGATTGTCGACGAGTCGGCGGTTCTTGCTGCGCTGGAAACAGGGACGCTTGCCAGCTACATTACCGATTTCCCGACTCCCGCGACCGTCGGTCACCCCAAGGTGATCTGTTCGCCGCATCTCGGGGCGAGTACCGAAGAGTCCGAGGAGCAATGCGCGGTGATGGCGGTCAGGGAATTGAAAGGGTATCTGGAATACGGGACCATCTTTCACAGTGTGAATTTCCCGACCGCCGAGTCGATCCCCTCCGGCAATGTCAGGGCCCGGCTGATCATGATCAATCGTGATATTCCCGGGATGATCGGCTTTGCTTCCCAAACCATCGGCGAAAACGGGATCAATATCGCGAGCTACCTGAACGAGAGCAACGGCAAGGTCGGCTACAATATCATCGACCTGGAAAGTCCGTTGCCCGACGCGGTCAGGGTCAGGATCGAAAATCATCCCGGGGTCATCAGGACCAGAATCATCAATTTCGAGCAGGGCTGA
- a CDS encoding lytic murein transglycosylase, giving the protein MLVVLCLFHPGSAMVALDFATWLEELQREAQQEGISAATLETALSGVALSEKVIALDRNQPEFTLDLESYLARTVSEARVAKGRELLENHRQILAEIAKKYGVQPRFLVAFWGIETDFGRIFGDFPVIGSLATLAFDERRGRYFRKELLHALHILDDGLISRELMIGSWAGAMGGLQFMPSVFREYAVDHDGDGRVDLWRNPGDLFASGGNYLGSSGWQDDQTWGREVKLPAGFDRSLTGHDRVMTISEWRELGARRIDGSPLPRRDLAASLIIPDENGQRVFLAYDNYRVILKWNRSDYFAVAVGTLADRLGKGE; this is encoded by the coding sequence ATGCTGGTTGTTCTGTGTCTGTTCCATCCGGGGTCGGCAATGGTGGCCCTTGATTTCGCTACCTGGCTGGAGGAATTGCAACGCGAGGCCCAGCAGGAGGGGATTTCCGCTGCGACTTTGGAGACGGCTTTATCTGGGGTTGCCCTCTCGGAGAAAGTGATCGCCCTTGATCGGAATCAGCCCGAGTTTACCTTGGACCTTGAATCGTATCTGGCCCGCACCGTCTCGGAGGCAAGAGTTGCGAAAGGCAGGGAACTGCTCGAAAATCATCGGCAGATTCTGGCCGAAATTGCGAAGAAGTATGGCGTGCAGCCGAGATTTCTGGTGGCGTTCTGGGGGATCGAGACCGATTTCGGGCGGATATTCGGAGATTTTCCGGTTATCGGCTCGCTGGCGACTCTTGCCTTTGATGAAAGGCGCGGCAGGTATTTTCGTAAAGAGCTTCTCCATGCCCTGCATATTCTCGATGACGGTCTCATCAGCCGGGAACTGATGATCGGTTCATGGGCCGGCGCGATGGGCGGCCTGCAGTTCATGCCTTCGGTGTTTCGGGAATATGCGGTCGATCATGATGGTGATGGCCGGGTGGATCTGTGGCGGAATCCTGGCGATCTGTTTGCCTCCGGGGGGAACTATCTCGGTTCCTCCGGCTGGCAGGATGACCAGACCTGGGGACGGGAGGTAAAACTGCCTGCCGGTTTTGACCGCTCTCTTACCGGGCACGACCGGGTCATGACCATCAGTGAATGGCGGGAACTCGGGGCTCGCAGGATCGATGGTTCGCCCCTCCCGAGGCGGGATCTTGCCGCCTCGCTGATCATCCCCGATGAGAACGGGCAGCGCGTGTTTCTGGCCTATGATAATTATCGGGTTATTTTAAAATGGAATCGGTCTGATTACTTTGCCGTTGCCGTAGGGACTCTTGCCGACCGTCTGGGAAAAGGGGAGTGA
- the sbtM gene encoding selenobiotic family peptide radical SAM maturase — MQTMTIETIRKHCPSCCRFLDKKLPEPAAGSFSEIPDSNNLPDFFASLAEKSVVPPFVADLCRLELALKGVGETDFDLTPPADGFQINPSLTVLELSWQGLPDLILPKDGVPEEGRQVVMVWKKSGQDEPCCKVATDEDLLVLKLVLENISPADAALAGGLPIGAIDLAIAGGVESETVLSPPSAIKRGDGFFPEGCLAEKEKYSTIDAFTLQWHLTQACDLHCRHCYDRSRRDTLDLEQGIAVLDDFREFCRNRHVDGQVSFSGGNPLLYPYFKDLYRAAADRGLAIGILGNPAKKEILEELIGIQHPAFFQVSLEGLAEHNDYIRGEGHFERIMAFLEILKELGIYSMVMLTLTRDNQEQVIPLGEMLKGRVDSFTFNRLAMVGEGASLYSCDPDGFRDFLARYQGAAMKNPVMRLKDNLFNLLRMEEGKKPIGGCTGYGCGAAFNFITLLPDGEVHACRKLPSLVGNILEQSLGEIFDSEAAERYRQGSRSCDGCRIRPVCGGCQAVGYGFGLDIGKDRDPYCFLKE; from the coding sequence ATGCAGACGATGACCATCGAAACGATCCGCAAACACTGCCCCTCCTGCTGCCGGTTTCTGGACAAGAAATTGCCGGAGCCGGCGGCGGGGAGCTTTTCCGAAATCCCAGACAGCAACAACCTCCCCGACTTCTTTGCTTCCCTGGCTGAAAAATCAGTTGTTCCTCCTTTCGTTGCTGATCTCTGCCGGTTGGAACTGGCGCTGAAAGGGGTTGGCGAGACTGATTTTGACCTGACGCCGCCTGCAGATGGTTTTCAGATCAATCCGTCGCTGACTGTTCTCGAGCTGTCCTGGCAGGGTTTGCCGGACCTGATTTTACCAAAGGACGGTGTGCCGGAGGAAGGTCGGCAGGTGGTGATGGTCTGGAAGAAATCCGGTCAGGATGAACCCTGCTGCAAGGTTGCCACAGATGAAGATCTGCTGGTGCTTAAACTGGTTCTGGAAAACATATCGCCGGCAGATGCCGCCCTGGCGGGCGGACTGCCGATAGGCGCCATTGATCTGGCTATTGCCGGAGGCGTGGAAAGTGAAACGGTGCTGTCACCGCCCTCGGCAATAAAAAGAGGTGATGGTTTTTTCCCGGAAGGATGTCTTGCCGAAAAGGAGAAGTATTCGACCATCGACGCCTTCACTCTCCAGTGGCATCTGACCCAGGCCTGCGATCTTCACTGCCGTCATTGTTATGACCGGTCACGCCGGGACACTCTTGATCTGGAACAGGGGATAGCGGTGCTCGATGATTTCCGGGAGTTCTGCCGGAACCGTCATGTGGACGGGCAGGTTTCATTTTCAGGCGGGAATCCCCTGCTGTATCCTTATTTTAAAGACCTGTACCGGGCAGCCGCCGACCGTGGGCTGGCGATCGGGATTCTCGGCAATCCCGCAAAAAAAGAGATTCTGGAGGAATTGATCGGAATCCAGCACCCTGCTTTTTTTCAGGTGAGCCTTGAAGGGCTCGCCGAGCACAATGATTATATCCGGGGGGAGGGCCATTTTGAACGGATCATGGCGTTTCTGGAAATACTCAAGGAGCTTGGGATCTATTCAATGGTCATGCTGACTCTGACCAGGGACAATCAGGAGCAGGTGATTCCCCTGGGTGAGATGTTGAAGGGGCGGGTTGATTCATTCACCTTCAACCGGTTGGCGATGGTCGGTGAGGGGGCGAGTCTCTACTCCTGTGACCCGGATGGGTTTCGTGATTTTCTCGCCAGGTATCAGGGTGCAGCGATGAAGAATCCGGTCATGCGGTTGAAAGACAATCTGTTCAACCTGCTCAGAATGGAAGAGGGGAAAAAACCTATCGGCGGCTGCACCGGATATGGTTGCGGGGCGGCGTTTAATTTTATCACCCTGTTGCCCGATGGTGAGGTCCATGCCTGCCGGAAGCTTCCTTCCCTGGTCGGCAATATTCTGGAGCAGAGTCTGGGCGAGATCTTTGATTCCGAAGCCGCTGAACGCTACCGGCAGGGCAGCAGGTCATGCGACGGCTGCCGGATCAGGCCGGTCTGCGGCGGCTGTCAGGCGGTGGGCTATGGATTCGGCCTCGATATCGGAAAAGATCGTGATCCCTATTGTTTTCTGAAAGAGTGA
- a CDS encoding Abi family protein has product MRFNKPPKTFAEQVELLVTRGMEIEDPLRAERYLSHLNYYRLAAYWLPYEQDHPTHRFRPGTSFNTVLEHYIFDRELRLLVMDAIERLEVSLRTRWAYHLSHSYGPHAHLDGGIFKKGRWSHPDNVQNLKDVVRASSEVFIRHFYTYDEELPPLWAVCEIMTLGQLSKWYANLRHGRDRNAIAGAYGLDEVNLTSFLHHLSIVRNLCAHHSRLWNREFTFSWKLPQVKPAGLAENFNTTDGKRLYNTLVMLAHLLDRINPHSWKKRLGALLAKHPEVRETNMGFPIDWRERSIWRGQV; this is encoded by the coding sequence ATGCGTTTTAATAAACCCCCGAAGACCTTTGCTGAACAGGTGGAACTTCTCGTCACTCGCGGGATGGAGATTGAAGATCCATTACGTGCCGAGCGCTACCTTTCCCACCTGAACTATTACCGCCTTGCGGCCTACTGGCTACCCTACGAGCAAGACCATCCCACCCATCGTTTCCGGCCCGGCACCAGCTTCAATACCGTTCTCGAACACTATATTTTCGATAGGGAACTGCGATTGCTGGTTATGGATGCCATCGAGCGGCTAGAGGTCTCCTTGCGCACCCGCTGGGCCTATCATCTTTCCCATTCCTACGGCCCCCACGCCCATCTTGACGGCGGCATCTTCAAAAAGGGCCGCTGGTCACACCCGGACAATGTGCAAAATTTGAAGGATGTGGTCCGAGCCAGTTCAGAGGTCTTCATCCGCCATTTTTACACCTATGATGAAGAGTTGCCGCCTTTGTGGGCCGTCTGCGAAATTATGACCCTAGGTCAGCTTTCAAAGTGGTACGCCAATCTGCGCCATGGCCGGGACCGCAACGCCATCGCCGGCGCATACGGACTCGACGAAGTCAACCTGACCTCCTTCCTGCACCACTTGAGCATCGTCCGAAACCTCTGCGCCCATCATTCCCGCCTCTGGAACAGGGAGTTCACCTTCTCCTGGAAACTGCCCCAGGTGAAACCGGCGGGCCTGGCGGAGAATTTCAATACCACAGATGGCAAAAGGCTTTACAACACACTGGTCATGCTGGCCCATCTCCTGGACCGGATCAACCCCCATAGCTGGAAGAAGCGTTTGGGAGCGCTACTGGCCAAACATCCCGAGGTGCGCGAAACCAATATGGGTTTCCCCATTGATTGGCGGGAGCGGTCGATCTGGAGGGGGCAAGTATGA
- the dinB gene encoding DNA polymerase IV, translating into MTTTRETSSIKKRTIIHIDMDAFYASVEILDHPELQGKPVIVGGLSDRSVVSASSYEARKYGVFSAMPITRARALCPDGIFLPVRMERYREISGRIMAIFNRFTPLVEAISLDEAFLDVTGSERLFGSGAKIAATIKDLIHKEEGLTASAGVAASKLVAKIASDLQKPDGLTIVPPGTEKKFLAPLPVKRLWGVGKTTLQALAMMNVRTIGDIAKLSEDFLAVKFGKHGTHLYYTANGIDTREVVPTRMIKSVGHEDTFATDITDKKTIHRELLSLAVRVGERLRRYGLTGKTITIKVKFHDFKTASRSLTLEKSTDDGNDIFRTGKILLEKTEAVRKPLRLLGISVSNLSEAGKNFQMDLFGAKHENRKTELNKAVDAINRKFGREKINPASLIKLSRAACLLVRNLYPKGEKLS; encoded by the coding sequence ATGACCACAACCCGGGAAACTTCCTCCATAAAGAAACGGACCATTATCCATATCGACATGGATGCTTTCTATGCTTCGGTTGAAATACTCGACCACCCGGAACTGCAGGGCAAGCCGGTAATTGTGGGTGGTCTTTCCGACCGGTCGGTTGTTTCCGCATCCTCATACGAGGCCAGAAAATACGGGGTTTTCTCTGCAATGCCGATCACCAGGGCCAGGGCACTCTGCCCGGACGGCATTTTCCTGCCGGTCAGAATGGAGCGGTACCGCGAAATTTCCGGCAGGATCATGGCGATCTTCAACCGTTTCACTCCTCTGGTCGAGGCCATTTCACTGGATGAGGCTTTTCTTGATGTGACCGGTTCGGAAAGGTTGTTCGGGAGTGGTGCAAAAATTGCCGCAACGATCAAGGATCTGATTCACAAAGAAGAAGGGCTGACCGCTTCTGCCGGGGTAGCCGCTTCCAAACTGGTGGCAAAGATCGCCTCCGACCTGCAGAAACCAGACGGGCTGACCATTGTCCCGCCGGGCACCGAAAAAAAGTTTCTCGCTCCCCTGCCGGTGAAGAGGCTCTGGGGTGTCGGCAAGACGACTTTGCAGGCCCTTGCCATGATGAACGTCAGGACGATTGGGGATATTGCCAAACTCTCTGAAGATTTTCTGGCGGTTAAATTCGGGAAACACGGCACCCATCTCTATTACACCGCCAACGGCATAGACACTCGTGAGGTTGTGCCGACCCGGATGATCAAATCGGTCGGCCATGAAGACACCTTTGCTACAGACATCACCGACAAAAAGACCATTCATCGAGAATTACTTTCTCTGGCGGTAAGGGTCGGCGAAAGACTCCGCCGATACGGGCTTACAGGAAAGACTATCACCATCAAGGTAAAATTCCATGATTTCAAAACAGCCAGCAGATCATTGACGCTCGAAAAATCGACGGATGACGGCAACGATATTTTCCGGACGGGAAAGATCCTGCTCGAGAAAACCGAAGCGGTACGAAAACCGCTGCGCCTTCTCGGCATCAGTGTCAGCAATCTTTCCGAGGCAGGGAAAAACTTTCAGATGGACCTGTTCGGAGCAAAACACGAGAACCGGAAAACCGAATTGAACAAGGCGGTTGATGCGATCAACCGGAAATTCGGCAGAGAAAAAATCAACCCCGCCTCACTGATAAAGCTGAGTCGAGCAGCTTGTCTGCTCGTACGAAACTTATACCCGAAGGGTGAAAAGCTGAGTTGA
- the sbtA gene encoding selenobiotic family radical SAM modification target peptide, translated as MDRKDLKKMLAGLSLVALMGGAGLALSGCAKTTGGSASG; from the coding sequence ATGGATCGTAAAGACCTGAAAAAGATGCTTGCCGGGCTCAGCCTGGTGGCACTCATGGGTGGGGCCGGACTTGCACTTTCCGGCTGTGCCAAAACGACTGGCGGCAGCGCCAGCGGCTGA
- the creB gene encoding two-component system response regulator CreB: protein MTKTILVVEDESSIAENIRYALTTEGYEPVWCETGHEALATLAKKEISLVVLDVGLPDLSGFEVLRELRKITDIPVIFVTARANEVDRVVGLELGADDYVVKPFSPRELTARVRAVLRRTMNGPSAAGALQSRSCNHFELDEKRHAIFYHGKNLELSRYEFRLLRVLVLKPGQVFSREQLMDKAWEDPAMSFDRTVDTHIKTIRQKLKTIKDDVDPIITHRGIGYSLKEPE, encoded by the coding sequence ATGACCAAGACGATTCTGGTGGTGGAAGACGAATCTTCCATTGCCGAAAACATCAGGTATGCGTTGACCACCGAAGGTTATGAACCGGTGTGGTGTGAGACCGGCCATGAGGCCTTGGCAACACTTGCCAAGAAGGAAATCTCCCTGGTTGTGCTGGATGTGGGACTTCCTGACCTGAGTGGCTTTGAGGTCTTACGGGAACTCCGCAAAATCACGGACATTCCGGTTATTTTTGTTACGGCCCGCGCCAATGAAGTGGACCGGGTGGTGGGGCTTGAGCTGGGCGCGGACGACTATGTGGTCAAACCGTTCAGCCCCCGGGAGTTAACCGCCCGAGTGCGAGCCGTATTGCGCAGGACGATGAATGGTCCGTCTGCAGCCGGCGCACTGCAAAGCCGTTCATGCAATCACTTCGAACTGGACGAAAAAAGGCATGCCATTTTCTATCATGGCAAAAATCTTGAACTGTCACGTTATGAGTTCCGACTTCTTCGAGTCCTTGTCTTAAAGCCGGGACAGGTGTTCAGCCGTGAGCAGTTGATGGACAAGGCCTGGGAAGACCCGGCCATGAGTTTTGACCGAACGGTTGACACCCACATCAAGACAATCCGCCAGAAACTTAAAACAATAAAGGACGACGTCGACCCAAT